One window from the genome of Streptomyces sp. WZ-12 encodes:
- a CDS encoding LLM class flavin-dependent oxidoreductase, whose product MRTATTIEASSDPWRQTSDFVVEAERLGLDVCWVAEAWGSDAPSPLGYLAARTSTILLGSGVIQLGTRSPVTVAQTAMTLADISEGRFLLGLGASGPQVMEGLHGIPFARPLARMRETVDVLRAAFTGEKITYHGSQYRIPLPDGEGRPMRLSAPAGSVPIYLAALSPKMLELTGAVADGWLGTSFLPEGADAYFTHLDTGLARAGRQRADLDICQGAEINILSEGELSATLATRKKELAFSLGGMGSGTTNFYNRAYSRQGWAETAAEVLARWQAGDRDGATALITDEMVLATTLIGTEEMVRDRLKVWRDSGVDTIRLYPAGDTLEARLTNLGQGIALVRAVDPR is encoded by the coding sequence ATGCGTACCGCGACCACCATCGAGGCGTCCAGCGACCCCTGGCGGCAGACCAGCGACTTCGTCGTCGAAGCGGAACGCCTGGGGCTCGACGTCTGTTGGGTGGCCGAGGCGTGGGGAAGCGACGCGCCCTCCCCACTGGGCTACCTCGCGGCCCGCACCAGCACGATCCTGCTCGGCTCGGGCGTGATCCAGCTCGGCACCCGCTCTCCGGTCACCGTCGCGCAGACCGCCATGACGCTCGCCGACATCTCCGAGGGCCGTTTCCTACTGGGGTTGGGAGCATCGGGGCCCCAGGTGATGGAGGGTCTTCACGGGATCCCCTTCGCGCGGCCGCTGGCCAGGATGCGGGAGACCGTCGACGTCCTCCGCGCCGCCTTCACCGGCGAGAAGATCACCTACCACGGCAGCCAGTACCGCATCCCCCTGCCCGACGGCGAGGGGCGTCCCATGCGGCTCAGTGCCCCGGCCGGGTCGGTACCGATCTATCTGGCCGCCCTGTCGCCCAAGATGCTGGAACTGACCGGCGCGGTCGCCGACGGCTGGTTGGGCACCAGCTTCCTGCCCGAAGGCGCCGACGCCTACTTCACCCACCTGGACACCGGACTGGCCCGAGCCGGCCGCCAACGAGCCGACCTGGACATCTGCCAGGGCGCGGAGATCAACATCCTCTCCGAGGGGGAACTGTCGGCCACCCTCGCCACCCGGAAGAAGGAACTCGCCTTCTCCCTGGGCGGCATGGGCTCGGGCACCACCAACTTCTACAACCGCGCCTACAGCCGCCAAGGCTGGGCCGAGACCGCAGCCGAGGTCCTCGCACGGTGGCAGGCCGGAGACCGCGACGGTGCCACGGCCCTGATCACCGACGAGATGGTCCTGGCCACCACGCTGATCGGGACCGAGGAGATGGTCCGCGACCGGCTCAAGGTCTGGCGGGACAGCGGCGTCGACACCATCCGTCTGTACCCTGCGGGCGACACCCTCGAAGCCCGCCTGACCAACCTCGGCCAGGGCATCGCGCTCGTCCGCGCCGTCGACCCGCGCTAA
- a CDS encoding SRPBCC family protein: MDWTGQVYADIPTVASRVFIDAPPERVWRYVSDIRVMPRLSSELQEVEWLDGATGPGIGHRFTGRSAHPSLGQWETVSTVVEWEAPRRFCWAVGDPAVPTSKWRFTLHGEADGTVLEQWAQMGPAPSGLSVAIEAMPDKEQKIVFVRLREFESGIKANLAAIKDLAEAGS; the protein is encoded by the coding sequence ATGGATTGGACCGGACAGGTCTACGCCGACATCCCCACCGTGGCCTCACGCGTCTTCATCGACGCACCGCCGGAACGGGTGTGGCGGTACGTCAGCGACATCCGCGTCATGCCCCGCCTCAGCAGCGAACTGCAGGAGGTCGAGTGGCTGGACGGTGCGACCGGGCCCGGTATCGGTCACCGCTTCACGGGACGCAGCGCGCACCCGTCGCTGGGGCAGTGGGAGACCGTCAGCACGGTGGTGGAGTGGGAGGCCCCGCGGCGGTTCTGCTGGGCGGTGGGAGATCCGGCCGTCCCGACCAGCAAGTGGCGTTTCACCCTCCACGGCGAGGCGGACGGCACGGTGCTGGAACAGTGGGCGCAGATGGGGCCCGCACCGTCGGGGCTGAGCGTCGCCATCGAGGCGATGCCCGACAAGGAACAGAAGATCGTTTTCGTGCGACTGCGGGAGTTCGAGAGCGGAATCAAGGCCAACCTCGCCGCCATCAAGGACCTGGCGGAGGCGGGGAGTTGA
- a CDS encoding winged helix-turn-helix transcriptional regulator, which translates to MRRTSFANWPCSVARTMDLLGDWWTPLVLREAFYGIRRFGDFQQELGIARNTLSERLRRLVEAGLMEKHVYETQPLRHEYLLTESGRDFHSVILAMTSWGDRWLAGEAGTPVLTRHETCGHDAHADVVCSHCRQPMEWADVTPRPGPGYPTKLLNRPDVRRRFPLDEAQDPVASDRPADTEA; encoded by the coding sequence ATGAGGCGTACCTCCTTCGCGAACTGGCCATGCTCGGTGGCCCGGACCATGGATCTGCTCGGGGACTGGTGGACGCCGCTGGTCCTGCGCGAGGCTTTCTACGGAATCCGCCGGTTCGGCGACTTCCAGCAGGAACTGGGGATCGCCCGCAACACCCTCTCGGAGCGGCTGCGCCGCCTGGTGGAAGCGGGCCTGATGGAGAAGCACGTGTACGAGACGCAGCCCCTGCGGCACGAGTACCTACTGACCGAGTCGGGGCGGGACTTCCACAGCGTCATCCTGGCCATGACCAGTTGGGGCGACCGATGGCTGGCAGGTGAGGCGGGAACACCCGTGCTGACCCGCCACGAGACCTGCGGCCACGACGCGCACGCGGACGTCGTGTGCTCGCACTGCCGACAGCCGATGGAGTGGGCCGATGTCACGCCGCGGCCCGGCCCCGGCTACCCGACCAAGCTCCTGAACCGCCCCGACGTCCGGCGGCGGTTCCCTCTGGACGAGGCCCAAGACCCGGTGGCCTCCGACCGACCGGCGGACACCGAGGCTTGA
- a CDS encoding NAD(+)/NADH kinase, with product MPVHRIGLVVHQGRAAALDAARRVHAWCDAQGLPCTEIDVWSTDHQRRSGREEAHAAGDPDLVVTLGGDGTFLRGARIAVKTGAAVLGVDLGKVGFLTEVPATDITVALDAVHAGHALVEERMTLTMRASKPPELPAELEEFLCYGRGPALPPPPVRPESTVRDGWGIALDVNALNDVVVEKLARDHQVTAGVYISGRLLAAYSADALAVATPTGSTAYCFAAGGPVLSPHMDAVVFTPIAPHMTFNRTVVAAPDEPVALRILPNSGRAAVSIDGQLRGVLEPGDWIGVYRAPQRARLIRLHPTDFYGRLRDRFRLTDAPATETDGESPPFMRPDAPLPPDLADLRLPPPTAAR from the coding sequence ATGCCCGTGCATCGCATTGGACTCGTTGTCCATCAAGGCCGTGCCGCTGCCTTGGATGCCGCCCGTCGCGTGCATGCCTGGTGCGACGCGCAGGGCCTCCCCTGCACCGAGATCGACGTCTGGTCGACGGACCATCAGCGCCGCTCCGGCCGCGAGGAGGCGCACGCGGCCGGGGACCCCGACCTGGTCGTCACCCTCGGCGGGGACGGGACGTTCCTGCGCGGCGCCCGGATCGCGGTGAAGACCGGGGCCGCGGTGCTCGGCGTCGACCTCGGAAAGGTCGGGTTCCTCACCGAGGTGCCGGCCACGGACATCACCGTGGCCCTCGACGCCGTCCACGCGGGCCACGCGCTGGTGGAGGAACGCATGACCTTGACCATGCGGGCCTCCAAACCACCGGAGCTGCCCGCCGAGTTGGAGGAGTTCCTCTGTTACGGGCGCGGCCCCGCTCTGCCGCCGCCCCCGGTGCGCCCCGAGAGCACCGTGCGCGACGGCTGGGGCATCGCCCTGGACGTCAACGCCCTCAACGACGTCGTCGTGGAGAAGCTCGCCCGCGACCACCAGGTCACCGCAGGCGTCTACATTTCAGGACGGCTGCTGGCCGCCTACTCCGCGGACGCGCTCGCGGTCGCCACGCCCACCGGCTCGACCGCCTACTGCTTCGCCGCCGGCGGTCCCGTGCTCTCCCCGCACATGGACGCCGTCGTGTTCACGCCGATCGCGCCCCACATGACCTTCAACCGCACCGTCGTGGCGGCCCCCGACGAACCGGTCGCCCTCCGCATCCTGCCCAACTCCGGCCGCGCCGCGGTCAGTATCGACGGCCAGCTCCGCGGCGTGCTCGAACCGGGGGACTGGATCGGCGTCTACCGCGCCCCGCAACGCGCGCGGCTCATCCGCCTCCACCCCACCGACTTCTACGGCCGCCTCCGGGACCGGTTCCGCCTCACCGACGCGCCCGCCACGGAGACCGACGGTGAGTCCCCGCCCTTCATGCGCCCCGACGCTCCCTTGCCGCCGGACCTGGCGGACCTGCGGCTGCCGCCTCCCACAGCAGCGCGCTGA
- a CDS encoding MarR family winged helix-turn-helix transcriptional regulator encodes MTRNQTTEPDLGVLAAQVLISVQRELFAELAEQGFDDIQPRAGAVLAHLRPDGVRASELALASGRHKQVIGSLVDDLERLGYVERRPDPADRRAKLVHPTERGLLQMETAAAIMRTIEARHAKAMGRREYATFKSALRRVAGLPHRPPS; translated from the coding sequence TTGACCAGGAACCAGACCACGGAACCAGACCTCGGCGTACTTGCCGCCCAGGTCCTCATCTCCGTTCAACGCGAGCTGTTCGCCGAGCTCGCCGAGCAGGGCTTCGACGACATCCAGCCGCGTGCCGGCGCCGTCCTCGCCCACCTACGTCCGGACGGCGTCCGGGCCAGCGAACTCGCCCTCGCCTCCGGACGGCACAAGCAGGTCATCGGATCCCTCGTCGACGATCTCGAACGCCTGGGGTACGTCGAGCGCAGACCCGATCCCGCAGACCGCCGCGCCAAACTGGTCCACCCCACCGAGCGCGGCCTGCTCCAGATGGAGACCGCCGCCGCCATCATGCGCACGATCGAGGCGCGTCACGCGAAGGCGATGGGCAGGCGGGAATACGCCACTTTCAAGTCGGCCCTCCGCCGGGTGGCCGGCCTCCCGCACAGGCCCCCAAGCTGA
- a CDS encoding isochorismatase family protein — protein MSERSKFLEPLTRENAAVVLVDHQVGLLSGVRDITVDELKHNVTALARAATALGIPLVVTTTAADSMWGPTTPELVEALPAGQRIIDRSTVNAWHDNRVREAIEATGRQKLIFAGVSLEVCAALPAYAATAAGYDAYVAVDASGTFSQTKRQAGLLRMQQAGVIVSDYATLMVEALADNAAPESGAVYAALDMPFAVLVGQISAARQA, from the coding sequence ATGAGCGAGCGCAGCAAGTTCCTGGAACCGCTCACGCGGGAGAACGCCGCCGTGGTGCTGGTCGACCACCAGGTGGGCCTGTTGTCCGGCGTCCGCGACATCACCGTCGACGAGCTCAAGCACAACGTGACGGCGCTGGCCAGGGCAGCGACGGCCTTGGGCATCCCGCTGGTCGTGACCACCACCGCGGCCGACAGCATGTGGGGTCCGACCACCCCTGAGCTGGTCGAGGCGCTGCCGGCCGGACAGCGGATCATCGACCGCAGCACGGTCAATGCCTGGCACGACAACCGCGTCCGCGAGGCCATCGAAGCCACCGGCCGACAGAAGCTGATCTTCGCCGGGGTGTCGCTGGAGGTGTGCGCGGCGCTGCCCGCGTACGCCGCCACCGCCGCCGGATACGACGCGTACGTCGCCGTGGACGCCTCCGGCACCTTCAGTCAAACGAAACGGCAGGCGGGGCTGTTGCGCATGCAGCAGGCGGGCGTCATCGTCAGCGACTACGCCACCCTCATGGTCGAGGCCCTGGCGGACAACGCGGCACCCGAGTCCGGTGCCGTCTACGCCGCCCTCGACATGCCGTTCGCCGTCCTGGTCGGTCAGATCTCCGCCGCCCGCCAGGCATAG
- the mdlC gene encoding benzoylformate decarboxylase has translation MVSQLRDEERVVSVAPESTVHSVTYDLLRALQLTTVFGNPGSTEQPFLQEFPDDFTYVLALQEASVIAMADTFAQVTRRPALVNVHSSAGLGNSLGNLVAAYHGNTPLIITSGQQHREMVIGEPYLGNRDATTMPKPWVKWSYEPARAEDVPNAFMRAYAMALQPPAGPVYLSIPLDDWKRPLAGPAPVRTVSDRVVPDEQRLRSFADRISASSRPALVFGPEVDRSGGWDAAIALAEKVRAAVYGAPLLDRASFPEDHALFCGPLGISIKAVSDRLAGHDLVVVIGGEVFRYYPYVPGDYLPAGTELLQITADPEVAAAARRGDSLLGDPKTAMDQLLELVADGSARATPRAMERPRKLPATPSRPLTPPEVYASLSKLRPLDAVIVNESTSTMAQQIEWLPTTASGSFFATASGGIGWGTPAAVGVALADRSRGTSRPVVGLIGDGSFQYSVQAIWTAAQHKLPIVYVVMRNKEYSILKSFAELEETPGVPGLDLPGIDIVSLAHGFGCRAVAVDTTQDLERAFTQALTAETPTVIVVATQPQKAAL, from the coding sequence ATGGTCTCTCAGCTCCGTGACGAGGAACGGGTGGTGTCCGTGGCTCCGGAATCGACGGTCCACAGCGTGACGTACGATCTGCTACGCGCCCTTCAACTGACCACGGTCTTCGGGAATCCCGGTTCGACGGAGCAGCCGTTCCTCCAGGAATTCCCCGACGACTTCACCTATGTGCTGGCGCTGCAAGAGGCTTCGGTCATCGCCATGGCCGACACCTTCGCCCAAGTCACCCGGCGCCCGGCGCTGGTCAACGTCCACTCCTCGGCGGGGCTGGGCAACTCCCTGGGCAATCTGGTGGCCGCATACCACGGCAACACCCCCCTGATCATCACGTCCGGGCAACAGCACCGCGAGATGGTCATCGGCGAGCCGTACCTGGGCAATCGGGACGCGACCACCATGCCGAAGCCATGGGTGAAGTGGTCCTACGAGCCCGCCCGCGCCGAAGACGTGCCGAACGCCTTCATGCGGGCCTACGCGATGGCCCTCCAGCCGCCGGCGGGGCCGGTCTACCTGTCGATTCCGCTCGACGACTGGAAACGGCCGCTGGCCGGCCCGGCGCCTGTGCGCACCGTGAGCGATCGGGTCGTCCCCGACGAGCAGCGGCTTCGGTCCTTCGCCGACCGCATCTCGGCAAGTAGCCGCCCGGCGCTGGTCTTCGGGCCGGAGGTGGACCGCAGCGGCGGATGGGACGCGGCGATCGCCCTGGCCGAGAAGGTGCGCGCGGCCGTTTACGGGGCCCCCTTGCTGGACCGCGCCTCGTTCCCCGAAGACCACGCACTCTTCTGTGGCCCGCTCGGCATCTCCATCAAGGCCGTCAGCGATCGGCTGGCCGGGCACGACCTGGTCGTCGTGATCGGCGGCGAGGTGTTCCGCTACTACCCCTACGTTCCCGGCGACTACCTCCCGGCAGGGACGGAACTGCTCCAGATCACCGCGGACCCCGAAGTCGCCGCGGCCGCGCGGAGGGGCGACAGCCTCCTGGGTGATCCCAAGACCGCCATGGACCAACTCCTCGAACTCGTCGCGGACGGGTCGGCGCGTGCCACCCCCAGGGCGATGGAGAGGCCGCGGAAACTCCCCGCGACACCGAGCCGCCCGCTCACCCCTCCAGAGGTCTACGCGTCTCTCAGCAAGCTCAGGCCGCTCGACGCCGTCATCGTCAACGAGTCGACCTCCACCATGGCCCAACAGATCGAGTGGCTGCCCACCACCGCGTCGGGATCCTTCTTCGCCACGGCCAGCGGAGGCATCGGATGGGGTACTCCGGCGGCGGTGGGGGTCGCCTTGGCCGACCGCAGCAGGGGTACCTCCCGACCCGTTGTCGGCCTCATCGGCGACGGGTCGTTCCAGTACTCCGTCCAAGCCATCTGGACCGCCGCCCAGCACAAGCTGCCGATCGTCTACGTGGTCATGCGCAACAAGGAATACTCCATCCTCAAGTCCTTTGCGGAGCTGGAGGAGACACCCGGTGTTCCGGGACTCGACCTGCCCGGCATCGACATCGTTTCCCTGGCCCACGGCTTCGGCTGCCGCGCCGTCGCCGTCGACACCACCCAGGACCTGGAACGCGCCTTCACCCAGGCCCTCACCGCCGAAACCCCAACGGTCATCGTGGTCGCCACGCAACCGCAGAAGGCCGCTCTCTAG
- a CDS encoding SDR family NAD(P)-dependent oxidoreductase, whose product MSTPITTPYGFASTAAEVTHGIDLTGRRALVTGASSGLGAETARALAGTGAAVTLAVRDVAAGERVAEQITAATGNHELHVAHLDLTDPASITAFTAAWQGPLHILVNNAGVMACPEQYTERGWEWQFATNHLGHFALATGLHDALAASDAARIVVVSSTGHQQSPVVWDDVNFAFRRYDPWLAYGQSKTANILFAVEATRRWADDNITANALMPGAIYTNLQRHTGGRGSGRVPAELIKTVEQGAATSVLLATSPLLEGIGGRYFVDCNETATVDRRTGTLHGVARYAVDPDNAQRLWTLSEELLTPAA is encoded by the coding sequence ATGTCCACCCCCATCACCACGCCCTACGGTTTCGCCAGCACGGCCGCAGAAGTCACCCACGGCATCGACCTCACCGGCCGCCGCGCACTGGTCACCGGCGCCTCCTCCGGACTCGGCGCGGAAACGGCCCGTGCCCTGGCCGGTACGGGGGCTGCCGTGACCCTGGCGGTCCGCGACGTGGCAGCGGGCGAACGCGTCGCCGAACAGATCACCGCGGCGACCGGGAACCACGAACTGCACGTAGCCCACCTCGACCTCACCGATCCGGCGTCCATCACGGCCTTCACCGCCGCCTGGCAGGGCCCGCTGCACATCCTGGTGAACAACGCCGGCGTCATGGCCTGCCCCGAGCAGTACACCGAACGGGGCTGGGAATGGCAGTTCGCCACCAACCACCTGGGCCACTTCGCCCTCGCCACGGGTCTGCACGATGCGCTCGCCGCCAGCGACGCCGCCCGGATCGTCGTCGTCAGCTCCACCGGCCACCAGCAGTCACCCGTCGTGTGGGACGACGTCAACTTCGCCTTCCGCCGCTACGACCCCTGGCTCGCCTACGGCCAGTCCAAGACCGCCAACATCCTCTTCGCGGTGGAGGCCACCCGCCGCTGGGCCGACGACAACATCACCGCCAACGCCCTGATGCCGGGCGCCATCTACACCAACCTCCAGCGCCACACCGGCGGCCGAGGCAGCGGCCGGGTCCCGGCCGAACTCATCAAGACGGTTGAGCAGGGCGCCGCCACCTCCGTGCTCCTCGCCACCTCGCCCCTCCTCGAAGGCATCGGCGGCCGCTACTTCGTCGACTGCAACGAGACCGCCACCGTCGACCGCCGCACCGGCACCCTGCACGGCGTCGCGCGCTACGCCGTCGACCCGGACAACGCCCAACGCCTGTGGACGCTGTCGGAGGAGTTGCTCACCCCCGCCGCATGA
- a CDS encoding SDR family NAD(P)-dependent oxidoreductase has translation MNPSRIALVTGANQGLGRALVAGLAARMNPQDLVLLTGRHRQRVADAAREVSQLPGTRARVEGGLLDVTDTQAVARLADELRNRYGGADIVLSNAVARLLPGESQAERADEFIDVSNTATLAVLRSFSPVLRPGGRLIVVASSLGTLGHLAPRLHPLFDGASLDQVEYAVESWRTALHNNTAAEAGWPRWLNVPSKVAQVAAVRAVAAERREHDLATDTLVASVCPGMVDTATSRPWFSDYSQAQSPSEAARAVLDLVFAERVDPALYGELIRFGEVLDWHDGTPPEEQDRMLTP, from the coding sequence GTGAACCCTTCCCGCATCGCCCTCGTCACCGGTGCCAACCAAGGACTCGGCCGCGCCCTCGTCGCAGGACTGGCGGCCCGCATGAACCCGCAGGACCTGGTCCTGCTCACGGGACGCCACCGCCAGCGCGTAGCGGACGCCGCCCGCGAGGTCTCCCAACTGCCCGGCACCCGCGCCCGTGTCGAGGGCGGACTCCTGGACGTCACCGACACGCAGGCCGTCGCCCGCCTCGCCGACGAGCTCAGGAACCGGTACGGCGGCGCCGACATCGTCCTCTCCAACGCGGTCGCCCGTCTGCTGCCCGGGGAATCGCAGGCCGAGCGGGCCGACGAGTTCATCGACGTCTCCAACACCGCCACCCTCGCGGTCCTGCGCTCCTTCAGCCCGGTCCTGCGTCCGGGCGGCCGGCTGATCGTCGTGGCCAGCAGTCTCGGCACCCTCGGCCACCTGGCGCCACGGCTGCACCCGCTGTTCGACGGCGCGAGCCTCGACCAGGTCGAGTACGCCGTCGAGTCCTGGCGCACCGCCCTCCACAACAACACCGCTGCGGAAGCGGGTTGGCCACGGTGGCTGAACGTGCCCTCCAAGGTGGCGCAGGTCGCCGCCGTACGCGCAGTCGCCGCCGAACGCCGCGAACACGACCTCGCCACCGACACGCTGGTGGCCTCGGTCTGTCCCGGCATGGTCGATACCGCGACCTCCCGGCCGTGGTTCAGCGACTACAGCCAGGCCCAGTCACCGTCCGAGGCGGCCCGGGCCGTGCTCGACCTCGTGTTCGCCGAGCGCGTCGACCCGGCCCTGTACGGCGAGTTGATCCGCTTCGGCGAGGTACTGGACTGGCACGACGGCACGCCGCCGGAAGAACAGGACCGCATGCTCACCCCCTGA
- a CDS encoding LysR family transcriptional regulator, giving the protein MDFTDVSLTALRVFRAVAEQGTFTAAAVSLGYTQSAVSRQIAAIERAAGAELLERRRDGVRLTSAGRTVLRRAKVVLDEIDATARELSGMPGRGGTVRLGWVPSAGAVLVPRALTALRRTDPEIQVVGREGGTPALTRALRAGSIDLALLSSAPPFRPPDAESPPLALRTLTERALLLAVPAAHPLARGDFVDVVDLRGQRWIVGSSSGEDRVMGVWPGLDERPEIVCTARDWLAKLQLVAAGCGLTTVPAALAAAVPPGVRVLSVHGGPQEQRRLLLARLPQPPTEAVTRLAAALRAAALDNDAPAPPI; this is encoded by the coding sequence ATGGACTTCACGGATGTGTCACTGACCGCGTTGCGGGTTTTCCGAGCCGTCGCCGAGCAAGGGACGTTCACCGCGGCCGCGGTGTCGCTGGGCTATACCCAGTCGGCGGTGTCCCGCCAGATCGCCGCGATCGAACGGGCCGCGGGTGCCGAACTGCTGGAGCGGCGACGGGACGGGGTGCGGCTCACCTCGGCGGGTCGCACGGTGCTGCGCCGCGCGAAGGTCGTGCTCGACGAGATCGACGCGACCGCGAGGGAACTGTCGGGTATGCCCGGGCGAGGAGGGACGGTCCGACTGGGTTGGGTACCCAGTGCCGGCGCCGTGCTGGTGCCCCGGGCCCTGACCGCGCTCCGCCGGACGGACCCGGAGATCCAGGTCGTCGGCCGGGAGGGGGGCACCCCGGCGCTGACGCGCGCCCTGCGGGCCGGCAGCATCGATCTCGCCCTACTGTCGTCGGCTCCACCGTTTCGGCCACCGGACGCCGAGTCGCCTCCGCTCGCGCTGCGGACACTCACCGAACGGGCACTACTGCTGGCCGTGCCCGCAGCCCACCCCCTCGCCCGCGGAGACTTCGTCGATGTCGTCGACCTGCGTGGGCAACGCTGGATCGTCGGGTCCTCTTCGGGCGAGGATCGCGTGATGGGTGTCTGGCCGGGCTTGGACGAACGGCCCGAGATCGTCTGCACGGCGCGGGACTGGCTGGCCAAGCTCCAACTCGTGGCCGCCGGCTGCGGGTTGACCACCGTGCCCGCCGCGCTCGCCGCCGCCGTACCGCCGGGTGTCCGCGTCCTCTCCGTGCACGGGGGCCCTCAAGAGCAGCGGCGCCTGCTGCTCGCCCGACTGCCCCAGCCACCGACCGAGGCGGTCACCCGCCTCGCGGCCGCCCTGCGGGCCGCTGCGCTGGACAACGATGCCCCCGCTCCGCCCATCTGA
- a CDS encoding terpene synthase family protein, translated as MEPQLQQPVFHMPFTARTNPHLSRTRGQVKQWAHQVGLLDPEYTTPWPERWSERKFDEADFPLWTALTHPDATADELDLVTDWHVALWFVDDLFLPLFRQHIDRATARRQVGRLLHFLPVDALPRPQLTSQNPVERAFDDLWPKTAPSMTPVWRLRFRGDIERFLHGVLWELDQLETAIPHGPTGLGTSAARLTYT; from the coding sequence ATGGAGCCGCAGTTGCAACAGCCCGTCTTTCACATGCCGTTCACCGCACGCACCAACCCCCATCTGAGCCGGACTCGTGGGCAGGTGAAGCAGTGGGCGCATCAGGTCGGGCTGCTCGACCCCGAGTACACCACCCCCTGGCCGGAGCGATGGAGCGAGCGGAAGTTCGACGAGGCGGACTTCCCGTTGTGGACGGCGCTGACGCATCCGGACGCCACGGCGGACGAACTGGACCTGGTCACCGACTGGCATGTGGCCCTGTGGTTCGTCGACGATCTCTTCCTGCCGCTGTTCAGGCAGCACATCGACCGTGCGACCGCGCGACGACAGGTAGGTCGTCTGCTGCACTTTCTACCCGTTGATGCCCTGCCCCGGCCGCAGTTGACGTCCCAGAACCCAGTGGAGCGGGCGTTTGACGACCTGTGGCCCAAGACGGCCCCCTCGATGACGCCTGTCTGGCGCCTGCGGTTCCGGGGCGACATCGAGCGCTTCTTGCACGGCGTGCTGTGGGAGCTCGACCAACTTGAGACCGCCATTCCCCACGGCCCCACCGGCCTGGGCACCTCAGCCGCCCGTCTGACGTATACCTGA
- a CDS encoding MbtH family protein produces the protein MANVFDDESARFIVLVNEERQYSLWPAATEVPGGWQVARPEGARQECLEFIESTWTDMRPASLVAAMEAQGS, from the coding sequence ATGGCCAACGTTTTTGACGATGAGTCCGCCCGATTCATCGTTCTGGTCAACGAGGAGCGTCAGTACTCGCTCTGGCCCGCCGCCACAGAGGTGCCGGGCGGCTGGCAGGTCGCGCGGCCCGAGGGCGCGCGCCAGGAGTGCCTGGAATTCATCGAGTCCACCTGGACCGACATGCGACCGGCCAGTCTGGTCGCGGCCATGGAGGCCCAGGGCTCCTAG